In a single window of the Branchiostoma floridae strain S238N-H82 chromosome 2, Bfl_VNyyK, whole genome shotgun sequence genome:
- the LOC118409251 gene encoding peroxidasin homolog, whose protein sequence is MQEDLRKSNHETSHMLMQFGQFMSHEITLTPDAESFGNCSCDSEDSKCFNVPVPENDPDFRGRSCLEFPRSASCPNEGCRMGPRQQFDQVTAFVDASNVYGHSEEDTAALRQGFLLKSRPNPNPEKKELLPEAMTEEFECAGFTGPDGEKCSHAGDIRVNQQPALTSLHTVFMREHNRIARKLHELNPKWDDDRVFFEARKIVGALLQKIAYGEYLPLVLGPVFMTKFNLTLTQDGFFSGYDPTVNPGIYNVFATAAYRFGHSMVQNEFDRFTPKFLPNSQCPIKLAFSFLNPSYVLDDAQGGPDSILRGLTAQPRQDFDRFMVSGLTKFLFAEPPGSDGGFDLATVNIQRGRDHGLPGYNAWREKCRLPWARRFVDLASQIPDVTTREKLQTLYSHVDDIDLFVGGLAEESVPGGIVGPTFACLIGMQFQDIRKGDRFWFENPEQFTEDQLAEVQKHSLARILCDNTDGTTKMQPDVFRQTTQPGNERVACKSLPQMDLTKWQG, encoded by the exons ATGCAGGAAGATCTGCGGAAATCTAATCATGAAAccagccacatgttgatgcagTTTGGGCAGTTCATGTCACACGAAATCACGCTGACGCCCGACGCAG AAAGTTTCGGCAACTGTTCTTGTGACTCTGAGgattcaaaatgtttcaacGTTCCCGTTCCTGAGAATGACCCCGATTTCCGTGGAAGGTCCTGTTTAGAGTTCCCCCGCTCTGCCTCATGTCCGAACGAAGGGTGCCGCATGGGTCCCCGTCAGCAGTTCGACCAGGTCACCGCCTTCGTGGACGCCTCCAACGTCTACGGCCACTCGGAGGAGGACACGGCTGCCCTCAGACAAG GGTTCCTACTGAAGTCCAGACCAAACCCTAACCCCGAGAAGAAGGAACTCCTACCGGAGGCCATGACAGAAGAATTTGAGTGTGCTGGGTTCACTGGGCCCGACGGCGAGAAGTGCTCACATGCAGGAGACATCCGAGTGAACCAGCAGCCAGCGCTCACCTCCCTACACACCGTCTTCATGCGAGAACACAACCGGATCGCCAGGAAGCTCCACGAACTCAACCCGAAGTGGGACGACGATCGGGTGTTCTTCGAGGCCAGAAAGATCGTGGGCGCGCTGTTGCAGAAGATAGCGTACGGCGAGTATCTTCCTTTGGTTCTGGGACCCGTCTTCATGACCAAGTTTAACCTGACCCTCACTCAGGATGGGTTCTTCTCTGGCTACGACCCGACCGTGAACCCTGGCATCTATAACGTGTTCGCCACGGCAGCCTACCGGTTCGGCCATAGTATGGTTCAGAATGAATTCGACCGCTTCACTCCGAAATTTCTTCCAAACAGCCAGTGTCCGATCAAGCTGGCCTTTAGCTTCTTGAACCCATCGTACGTTTTGGACGACGCCCAAGGCGGCCCGGACTCCATCCTACGGGGACTGACCGCTCAGCCCCGTCAGGACTTCGACCGGTTCATGGTCTCGGGCCTGACGAAGTTCCTGTTTGCGGAACCTCCCGGATCAGATGGCGGCTTTGACCTGGCGACCGTGAACATCCAGCGGGGAAGAGACCACGGACTGCCCGGCTACAACGCCTGGAGGGAGAAGTGCAGGCTCCCTTGGGCACGGAGGTTCGTCGACCTTGCATCGCAGATCCCTGACGTAACCACCCGAGAAAAGCTGCAGACCCTTTACAG CCACGTGGACGACATCGACCTGTTTGTCGGAGGTCTTGCCGAGGAGTCCGTGCCTGGTGGTATAGTGGGTCCGACATTCGCCTGTCTGATTGGCATGCAGTTCCAGGACATCCGCAAGGGGGACCGCTTCTGGTTCGAGAACCCCGAGCAGTTTACGGAAG ACCAACTTGCCGAGGTCCAGAAGCACAGCCTGGCCCGCATCTTGTGCGACAACACAGACGGCACGACCAAGATGCAGCCGGACGTCTTCAGGCAGACCACACAGCCTGGGAACGAGAGGGTGGCGTGCAAGTCTCTGCCCCAGATGGACCTGACCAAATGGCAGGGGTAG
- the LOC118406008 gene encoding kelch-like protein 42 — translation MDSQEESVKPTDNVDFFLLVEEKRIPVDRDILVKSSNYFRAMFSSGMRENCQNVVELHGLSSASVRALVNLLQTSQLSLRDTDIEDFIATANFLQVQKAVDYVKSHLDAHACVDVLNIAELYCINDLEEAAYSFLVDNYFDIFRKGQYERLREEQQTRVRELRKSIKSYICAIVEYDEASADTPRKTRNLYYHDDKEDVFRPYKTVDSRVPKSSYGAAVLDNNLYIVGGYVDAGGSTGSATGQAVGSGFRFDPMTRQWHEIKPLQQARAGFTLAATDTHLYAIGGKAEVDLFTVERYDPKDDTWTFVAPLPRPVKPEAAAACMGDVYVAESAARFMSPDRLLKYCTGQDEWTDLGKIPYRLQCDSDMVSFADFVMVIGSHAIKSYNITSGEWYTMMRPMGGGYTKNRFDHVVYDGDIFFVGRVTTQRCTPSRGVWDCLAGVPGCGYRKAFVLKLKRLLPFPDEVYSGGNAGIRKAMNT, via the exons ATGGACTCACAAGAAGAAAGCGTCAAACCTACAGACAACGTGGACTTCTTCCTGCTAGTTGAGGAAAAGAGAATCCCGGTGGACAGAGACATCCTTGTGAAGTCAAGCAACTACTTCCGGGCCATGTTCTCCTCTGGGATGAGGGAAAACTGTCAAAACGTCGTCGAACTTCACGGGTTGTCGTCTGCAAGTGTTCGCGCTCTCGTCAACCTTCTCCAAACATCACAGCTCTCTTTAAGAGACACAGACATTGAGGACTTCATAGCTACGGCAAATTTTCTACAGGTACAGAAAGCCGTAGATTACGTTAAGTCACATCTAGACGCTCACGCCTGTGTCGATGTGCTGAACATTGCGGAGTTATACTGCATTAACGACCTAGAAGAGGCTGCCTACAGTTTCTTGGTAGATAATTACTTCGATATCTTTAGGAAAGGACAATATGAAAGGCTTAGAGAAGAGCAGCAGACACGGGTGCGAGAACTTAGGAAGAGCATCAAAAGTTACATTTGCGCCATTGTTGAGTACGACGAGGCAAGCGCAGATACACCAAGAAAAACGCGTAATCTTTATTACCATGACGACAAAGAGGATGTTTTCAGGCCATATAAAACAGTTGATTCCAGGGTACCAAAGTCTTCATACGGAGCTGCCGTACTGGACAACAACTTGTACATAGTGGGAGGGTATGTAGATGCCGGCGGGTCCACTGGTAGTGCCACTGGACAGGCCGTCGGCTCTGGGTTTCGGTTCGATCCCATGACGCGCCAATGGCACGAGATCAAACCTTTACAACAAGCGAGAGCCGGGTTTACACTGGCAGCTACCGATACACACCTTTACGCCATTGGTGGGAAGGCCGAAGTGGATCTGTTCACTGTAGAAAGGTACGATCCCAAGGACGACACTTGGACCTTCGTGGCACCCCTTCCGAGGCCCGTAAAGCCCGAGGCTGCTGCAGCTTGCATGGGGGACGTCTATGTCGCGGAGAGCGCGGCTCGCTTCATGAGCCCCGACAGGCTACTGAAGTACTGCACGGGACAGGACGAGTGGACGGATCTGGGGAAGATCCCCTACAGACTGCAGTGCGACAGCGACATGGTGTCCTTTGCAGACTTTGTCATGGTCATCGGCAGCCATGCTATCAAGAGTTACAACATCACCAGCG GAGAGTGGTATACAATGATGCGGCCAATGGGCGGAGGCTACACGAAAAACCGTTTCGATCACGTCGTCTACGACGGAGACATCTTCTTTGTGGGGAGGGTGACGACCCAGCGCTGTACCCCCTCAAGAGGCGTATGGGACTGTCTGGCCGGAGTACCCGGATGTGGGTACAGGAAGGCGTTTGTGTTGAAGTTGAAGAGATTGTTACCTTTTCCAGACGAGGTGTACAGCGGTGGCAATGCCGGGATTCGGAAAGCGATGAACACGTAA